GGACTACACTTAAAGGATTACTTATTTAATTTTCTTTCTCAAATAGTGTACCTTTTCTTTTGAAATAAATCAATCATTATTTCTTAATTGGTCCAAAGTTTTTTCAAAAAGCTCGGGCAAAGGGGCTTCAAAAACCATCATTTGACCAGTTGTCGGATGTTTAAAGCCTAACATTTCAGCGTGTAAAAATTGTCCCTGCCCTTTTAATGTTTTTCTTGGACCATATAAGGGATCTCCTGCAACAGGATAACCGATATATTTCATGTGTACTCTGATTTGATGGGTGCGGCCTGTTTCTAATTGTAGTTGAACTAATGTGAATCCATCAAATCGTTCTAAAACCTCAAAATGAGTCACTGCAGTTTTTCCACCTTCAATGACCGCTTGCATTTTCCGATCATTCTTTGAACGACCAATAGGAGCATTGATTTCACCTTTATCGTGGGATATTTCCCCATGTACCAAAGCAATATACTTTCTAAGTGAGGTTTTGTCTTTCAATTGTTCAGCTAAGGCAATGTGAGCTCGGTCATTTTTAGCAACCATCAATAGCCCTGAAGTGTCTTTATCAATACGATGAACAATTCCTGGTCGAATAACCCCATTAATCGAAGACAAATCCTTGATATGATACAACAAAGCGTTCACTAAGGTACCATTTTGATGTCCAGCAGAAGGATGGACAACCATCCCTTGAGGTTTATTAACAACAAGTAAGTCATCATCTTCATAAACGATTTCGATAGGAATATTTTCAGCTTGAATGTCTAACTCTTCTGGTTCTGGAACGGCGATAATGATTTCATCATGTTCTTTTACTTTGTAATTTGAACGAGTTACTTCTCCATTCACTCTTACATTCTCTTCTTTTAACCATTGCTGAATTTGCGAACGAGAGTGCGCTTTCAGCAGGTCACTTAGGACTTTGTCAATGCGTCCTTTTTCTTGTTTTATTTTTACATTAATTTGTTCCATTTTTTCCATCCTTCGCTGCTTTTTCTTCTAAAATCAAATAAATAAATATACATGCCACACCAATCACTAAAGCTGTATCAGCAACATTGAATATCGGAAAGTTTATAAATTCAGTTTGAAACATATCAACGACAAAACCTAGACGCACACGATCAATAAAATTTCCAATCGCTCCTGCTAAAACTAAACTTAAACCTACAGTAAACCACTTGCTACTGTTAATATTTTTAACTAAAATATATAACACTACAGCTACGACAATAACAGTAATGATATAAAAGAACCACATTTTGCCTTCTAGAAGACTCCAAGCTGCACCAGTATTTCGAATATACGTAAACGATAAGAATCCTGGAATAAATTCTTTTGTTTCTCCTAATTGAATAGATGCAACTGTTACATATTTGACCCATTGATCTAAACCAATCAAAACGGCACTGATAATTAAATAAACTGCTAACAACGGCTTTCATTCCTTCTCTAAATTATTGTATAAATCCCTTGGACGAATAATACCAAGTAAATTCCCATTAGGATCTCCATCTTTTGTAATTAATATTGCTTCTAATCTAAATTGGTTCACAAACATTTCTTCAACTTGAAACACCGTTGTTTCTTTACTGACAAATTGATAATTGCTGCCTTTATAGTTAGTTATTAAAAGTTCAGCTGCCTTTTTACCTTCCAACTGAATATCTCCTTTAGAACTTTCAACAGCTAACCAAATCCCCAAGCCACGAACTGTGATCAATCCTTTGAATAACCCATCATCGTAAATAGGAAATTGTGAATATTGCTTACGTGCCACAATTGCTAAAATATCCTTAATGGAAATAGTTATATCAAACCCTGTTACCTTCTTTGCAAAACGCGGAAGAACTTTTTCAGGGCTGATCAACTCTTTTTCAATGGCATGTATACGGTTGACTGCCCATTCGTTTGGTTCAGCTATCACAAAATCAGTTGAAATTTGTTCATGTACAATTGCATTTCTCAATTGAGCCATTTGTAGTAAGTCATCTTGAAAACGCGGAATATGACTGTCTTTTTTCCTAGATAGTCTACGAACCATTTCGCTAAATCCCATATTCGTTGGATTATTTAATTGTTCGCGAAACCACTTTTCAATACGGTTAAAACTACTTAAAAACTCTGCAGCTCTCTCACCCATTATTTTTTCTCCTTGATTATATAAGCTCTATTCAACATTAAATATAGAAAGATAACATAAGTAACAAGTACTAGTAACACGCCTATTCCTTTCAGCTGCAAAACAGAAATTAAAAACATACTAACAAAGAGTATAACATAACTTAAGATCAGAATTGGATTCATAGTGAGCTCTAGATCAATTATTTTTTCTTGATCAATCACCTTAAAAGGAACACTTTTTAAAAGGAAAAACTTGGCCTGAATCATACATTCGGATTCTTCTACTTCGACTTGTTTTGTTTGATTTTGGCTTAGATAAAACCACTTTTCGTTATTTTTTCTAATCTCGATTGGACTACCCATTCCATAAAATCCTGTATTTCTAGTACAACGAATCTTCATGCCGATCCCTCCTCGAGCTTTGAGCTTTAGTTTAAAGTATATAACAAAAACTAGCCGACTGGAAGAAAGAAGTTGATTTGAATAAAAATAAACTTACTTAGAACAAAAAACAAAAGCCGCTGAAAAGAGACTTTTGTTTTCACATCGATTACTTTATATTAAAACAAACCAATTGCATTACCGTCTTTGTCTACATCCATATTCAACGCAGCCGGCTTTTTTGGTAATCCTGGCATAGTCATCACATCCCCTGTCAAAGCGACGATAAACCCAGCACCGATTTTAGGTACTAGTTCTCGAATCGTAATTGTAAAGTCTTCTGGTCTTCCCAGCTGCTGCGAGTCATCTGATAATGAATACTGTGTTTTGGCCATACAGATTGGCAAGCGGTCCCACCCATACTTTTCAAACGTCGTGATTTGCGCGTTTGCTTTTTTAGAAAATGTAACGTTTTTCCCACCATAAATCGTTGTGACGATTGCTTTGATTTTCTCTTCCAGATTCATACCTAATTGATAAATACTTTTAAAATCGGCTGTTTGTTCTTCGACGACTTGCACTACACGCTTGGCAAGAGCTTCACCGCCCTCAGCGCCTTTTTCCCATACACTTGTCAACTCAACAGGAACTCCAATGGTTTCACACAATTCGCGTAACGTACCGATTTCGTTTTCCGTATCACTGACAAATTCATTGATTGCCACTACAACAGGCAAGCCATACTTTTTCATGTTTTCAATATGCTTTTGTAAATTGCCAAACCCTTTAATCAAAGCTGAGATATTTTCTTTATTCAGCTCTTCCTTATTCATCCCGCCATGCATTTTAAGAGCACGAACCGTTGCAACAATCACAACTGCATCAGGCGCTTTTTTTAGGTTAGGAACCTTGATATCAAGAAATTTTTCAGCCCCTAAATCAGCACCAAAACCCGCTTCTGTTACAACATAATCCCCAAGTTGTAGAGCTGTTTTAGTTGCTAAAATACTATTACAACCATGAGCAATGTTTGCGAATGGACCTCCATGTACAAATGCTGCTGTTCCATAAATAGTTTGCACTAAATTAGGTTTAATTGCCTCTTTTAGTAATAAAGTCAATGCTCCTTGAACACCCAAATCCCCAACAGTAACTGGCTCTTTTTCAAACGTATAACCAACAACAATATTGCCTAATCGAAACTTGAGGTCTTCTAAGTCAGAGGCTAAACATAAAATAGCCATGATTTCACTAGCAACTGTGATATCAAAACCATCTTCTCTTGGAACACCTTGAATAGGTCCGCCTAATCCAATGATTATTTGACGGAGCTCACGATCATTCAAATCCAACACACGTTTCCAAATAACTCGTCTAGAATCAATCCCTAATTCATTTCCCTGTTGAATATGATTATCCAATAATGCGGAAAGAGCATTATTTGCGGTAGTAATCGCATGCATGTCACCAGTAAAATGTAAATTAATGTCTTCCATTGGTAAAACTTGGGCATATCCTCCCCCTGTTGCACCTCCTTTGATCCCCATCACAGGACCTAATGAAGGCTCACGTAAAGCAATAATTGTTTTCTTGCCAATACGATTCATGGCGTCTCCTAAACCGATTGTTACAGTAGATTTACCTTCTCCTGCTGGTGTGGGATTAATAGATGTAACTAATATTAATTTTCCTTCTTGCTTTTCATTCAAACATTGCATTGTAGAAACATTAATTTTGGCTTTATATTTGCCATACAATTCCAGAGCTTCTTCCGTTAAACCGATCGATTGCGCTACTTTATCGATGGGTAATAACACTACTTCTTGTGAAATCTCTATATCCGTCTTCATCAAATGCCCCTTTTCCCGAACTTTAATCTTCTTTTTTTAATTTTCGTTAAGTTATTACCTATTATACCTCTTATTTATTTCTGTTTCCATCTAAAAAAATGAATTTTCCCAAAAGTTTGACGGTTTTCTTTTTTCACTTTATAATGATCCTAGACTTTATAAAATAAAGGAGCGTGATTTGAATGGAAAAAGGGTTCGTCAAGTGGTTCGATAATCGAAAAGGTTACGGTTTTATTGTTTATAATGAAGACGAGGAAATCTTTGTTCATTTCACAGCAATTGAAGAAGATGGCTTCAAGACATTGGAAGAAAATCAGGCGGTAGAATTTAAAGTGATGGAAGGTTCACGTGGCTTACAGGCCGCTCACGTGAAAAAAATATAAAACGCTTCAACATATAAAAATGGTGACGTTAATAAAACTCTTTGAGCTTTATTAACGTCACCAAAATCCGAATCAACGGTGTGAAAAAGTCAGACTCGCCGACAATTTCCTAAAAACCGCACAATGTGTTTTATGCATTGTGCGGTTTTTGACCCATTAACAAGAAACACAACACAGGTACAAGTTAATCTGATTTGTTCCCTACTTAGTGTTTGAGCCTAAACGACTGTTGTCACACCCTCGATTTTTTGAAAGACTCTTAAATTAATAGTGTTTCCCGATTTTAAGGTCAGGGTCATCAATAACTGTTGCGGTAAATGACTTTTTTTGTTTAATAGCTACTATAAACGCCTGTTTATTCTTTTTAGTCATAATAAACAATTGAGAACCTTCTTTAAATTCAGAAGATTTTACTTCAATACATTTTGATCCAACTCGAATCACTTCTATTGCAGACAGTGTTATTTTTTGTCGATTGACAGGTAATAAAGTATGAATGACTAACTGCTCATTTTCTACTATAAAATAACGTTTAAATCCCAATACTACAAAGAAAAAGAAAATGCCTAATACGATATTACTCGTGAGATAAGGACGAGTATGTTCTAATGTTAAAATCAAACTTAAAAATAAAATGCCAAATGTACAAGACCAATAAATTATCGCCGTTGATAATTCTGGTTGCCAATGATAGACTTTTTTCTTCATGTAGCGACCCCTTAATAAAAATTCAGTATGTTATAATAGTAACATACTTCAACTTTGAAAAAAAAGAAAATAAGGAGATATTTATGTTACGAATATATGTCGACGCTGCAACAAAAGGAAATCCAGGTCCTAGCGGAGGTGGAATCGTCATTGTAGGAGAAAATTCACATGAACAGATTCATGTGACACTGGGAAACTGCTCAAATCATGAAGCAGAATTTAAAGTCTTCATAGAAGCTCTTCAATTGGTCATCGAAAAAAAACAAAACAATCAAACAATACTGATCCATTCTGATAGTAAAATAGTTGTGCAAACCATCGAAAAAAAACATGCGAAAAATCCGTCCTTCCAACCTTACTTACATAAATTTCAAGAATTAGAAAACGACTTTCCATTACTATTAGTAAAGTGGGTACCAGAAACTCAAAACAAAGGCGCTGACATGCTTGCTAGACAAGCATTACAAAAGTACCTAAACACCTAGTTTTTTTCTGTCAATCACTGATGGTCAACTCTGCTATCTTCCCTCCAGTCACTCGAAGTATTAAATTAGGATCAAGTTCAATCTGCATGCCACGTTTGCCTGCAGACACAATGATTGTCGGGCATTGCTCCGCTTCTTGTGCGATAAATGTTGGAAATAGCTTTTTCATTCCAATTGGTGAGCAACCACCTCTAATGTACCCTGTTGTTTCTTCTAAATCTCTCAGGTGAAGCATTTCTATCTTTTTATTGCCACTCGCTTGAGCTAATTTTTTTAAATCTAGTTCTTTGTTCCCTGGAATCACTGCCACTACCGGACCTGTTTTATTTCCAACAGTCACAAGTGTTTTGAATATTTTTGAAGGATCAATACCTAATTTTACTGACACACTATCGGCGCTCAGATGGTCCTCACTCCATGCAAATTCATGTTCTTTAT
The DNA window shown above is from Enterococcus sp. 4G2_DIV0659 and carries:
- the ybaK gene encoding Cys-tRNA(Pro) deacylase, whose protein sequence is MRIVEQQKISYKEHEFAWSEDHLSADSVSVKLGIDPSKIFKTLVTVGNKTGPVVAVIPGNKELDLKKLAQASGNKKIEMLHLRDLEETTGYIRGGCSPIGMKKLFPTFIAQEAEQCPTIIVSAGKRGMQIELDPNLILRVTGGKIAELTISD
- a CDS encoding RluA family pseudouridine synthase, encoding MEQINVKIKQEKGRIDKVLSDLLKAHSRSQIQQWLKEENVRVNGEVTRSNYKVKEHDEIIIAVPEPEELDIQAENIPIEIVYEDDDLLVVNKPQGMVVHPSAGHQNGTLVNALLYHIKDLSSINGVIRPGIVHRIDKDTSGLLMVAKNDRAHIALAEQLKDKTSLRKYIALVHGEISHDKGEINAPIGRSKNDRKMQAVIEGGKTAVTHFEVLERFDGFTLVQLQLETGRTHQIRVHMKYIGYPVAGDPLYGPRKTLKGQGQFLHAEMLGFKHPTTGQMMVFEAPLPELFEKTLDQLRNND
- a CDS encoding EbsA family protein; this translates as MKKKVYHWQPELSTAIIYWSCTFGILFLSLILTLEHTRPYLTSNIVLGIFFFFVVLGFKRYFIVENEQLVIHTLLPVNRQKITLSAIEVIRVGSKCIEVKSSEFKEGSQLFIMTKKNKQAFIVAIKQKKSFTATVIDDPDLKIGKHY
- a CDS encoding formate--tetrahydrofolate ligase, whose protein sequence is MKTDIEISQEVVLLPIDKVAQSIGLTEEALELYGKYKAKINVSTMQCLNEKQEGKLILVTSINPTPAGEGKSTVTIGLGDAMNRIGKKTIIALREPSLGPVMGIKGGATGGGYAQVLPMEDINLHFTGDMHAITTANNALSALLDNHIQQGNELGIDSRRVIWKRVLDLNDRELRQIIIGLGGPIQGVPREDGFDITVASEIMAILCLASDLEDLKFRLGNIVVGYTFEKEPVTVGDLGVQGALTLLLKEAIKPNLVQTIYGTAAFVHGGPFANIAHGCNSILATKTALQLGDYVVTEAGFGADLGAEKFLDIKVPNLKKAPDAVVIVATVRALKMHGGMNKEELNKENISALIKGFGNLQKHIENMKKYGLPVVVAINEFVSDTENEIGTLRELCETIGVPVELTSVWEKGAEGGEALAKRVVQVVEEQTADFKSIYQLGMNLEEKIKAIVTTIYGGKNVTFSKKANAQITTFEKYGWDRLPICMAKTQYSLSDDSQQLGRPEDFTITIRELVPKIGAGFIVALTGDVMTMPGLPKKPAALNMDVDKDGNAIGLF
- the lspA gene encoding signal peptidase II encodes the protein MLAVYLIISAVLIGLDQWVKYVTVASIQLGETKEFIPGFLSFTYIRNTGAAWSLLEGKMWFFYIITVIVVAVVLYILVKNINSSKWFTVGLSLVLAGAIGNFIDRVRLGFVVDMFQTEFINFPIFNVADTALVIGVACIFIYLILEEKAAKDGKNGTN
- a CDS encoding CBS domain-containing protein, with product MGERAAEFLSSFNRIEKWFREQLNNPTNMGFSEMVRRLSRKKDSHIPRFQDDLLQMAQLRNAIVHEQISTDFVIAEPNEWAVNRIHAIEKELISPEKVLPRFAKKVTGFDITISIKDILAIVARKQYSQFPIYDDGLFKGLITVRGLGIWLAVESSKGDIQLEGKKAAELLITNYKGSNYQFVSKETTVFQVEEMFVNQFRLEAILITKDGDPNGNLLGIIRPRDLYNNLEKE
- a CDS encoding ribonuclease HI family protein, with protein sequence MLRIYVDAATKGNPGPSGGGIVIVGENSHEQIHVTLGNCSNHEAEFKVFIEALQLVIEKKQNNQTILIHSDSKIVVQTIEKKHAKNPSFQPYLHKFQELENDFPLLLVKWVPETQNKGADMLARQALQKYLNT
- a CDS encoding cold-shock protein: MEKGFVKWFDNRKGYGFIVYNEDEEIFVHFTAIEEDGFKTLEENQAVEFKVMEGSRGLQAAHVKKI